In Sulfitobacter sp. W027, a single window of DNA contains:
- a CDS encoding enoyl-CoA hydratase yields MNAPERLNALSDEMLAVLHRKLDELAEDRQTRVIILSGAGKAFCAGHDLRQMTAMRQAEDGGAAAFKDLFERCAALMARIQSLPQPVVAQVHGIATAAGCQLVATCDLAIASEDTRFGVNGVNIGLFCSTPMVALTRSLPRKQAFEMLTTGDFISARRAAELGLINRAVPADQLTSEAMTLAEKIAAKLGTTVAHGKGAFYQQMQLPTDQAYAFTGDVMVRNMLEADTREGIDAFLEKRAPDWQQ; encoded by the coding sequence ATGAACGCGCCCGAACGGCTGAACGCCCTGTCAGACGAAATGTTGGCCGTCCTGCACCGCAAACTCGACGAACTGGCCGAAGACCGCCAAACACGGGTGATTATCCTGTCGGGCGCAGGAAAAGCCTTCTGCGCCGGCCACGATCTGCGCCAGATGACCGCCATGCGCCAGGCCGAGGACGGCGGAGCGGCGGCCTTCAAAGACCTCTTTGAGCGCTGCGCCGCCCTGATGGCCCGCATCCAAAGCCTGCCGCAACCCGTCGTCGCACAAGTCCATGGCATCGCCACCGCCGCGGGCTGCCAATTGGTAGCCACCTGCGACCTCGCCATCGCCAGCGAGGACACCCGTTTTGGCGTCAATGGCGTGAACATCGGCCTCTTCTGCTCGACCCCCATGGTCGCCCTGACCCGAAGCCTCCCGCGCAAACAGGCGTTTGAAATGCTCACCACCGGCGACTTCATCTCCGCCCGCCGTGCCGCCGAACTGGGCCTGATCAACCGCGCCGTGCCAGCCGATCAACTTACCAGCGAGGCCATGACCTTAGCCGAAAAGATCGCAGCCAAACTCGGCACCACCGTCGCCCATGGCAAAGGGGCCTTTTACCAACAGATGCAACTGCCCACCGACCAAGCCTATGCCTTCACAGGCGACGTTATGGTGCGCAACATGCTTGAGGCTGACACCCGCGAGGGGATCGACGCCTTCTTGGAAAAACGCGCCCCCGATTGGCAGCAGTGA